One window of the Nicotiana tabacum cultivar K326 chromosome 4, ASM71507v2, whole genome shotgun sequence genome contains the following:
- the LOC107824524 gene encoding transcription factor MYBS1 — MSVSDLPSEVWSKEEEKAFENAIAMHWVEDSEQQWEKFAAVVPTKTIDEIKRHYQLLVDDVAAIDAGHVPLPNYIGEESSSSSNKETNLGYSGSVDRRSNCGYVNGFSGPTHDPIGHSGKGNSKAEQERRKGIPWTEEEHRLFLLGLDKFGKGDWRSISRNFVISRTPTQVASHAQKYFIRLNSMNRDRRRSSIHDITSINGGDVSIHQAPITGQQPNPNPSNPAALGPNIKHRNQPNMHGFSMYGAPMGHPVAAPPSHMASAVGTPVMLPHGHHPPYVLPVAYPIPPPHPPPMHQ; from the exons atgtcAGTTTCAGATTTACCTTCAGAAGTGTGgagcaaagaagaagaaaaagcttTTGAAAATGCAATTGCAATGCACTGGGTTGAGGATTCTGAACAACAATGGGAGAAATTTGCTGCAGTGGTCCCCACAAAAACCATTGACGAAATCAAACGACATTATCAGCTCCTTGTTGATGATGTTGCAGCCATTGATGCTGGTCACGTTCCACTTCCCAATTACATAGGAGAAGaatcttcttcctcttcaaatAAGGAAACCAATTTAGGTTATTCTGGGTCAGTGGACCGACGCTCCAATTGTGGTTATGTAAATGGATTTTCGGGTCCAACACATGACCCGATTGGCCATTCTGGTAAAGGAAATTCTAAGGCTGAACAAGAAAGACGAAAGGGTATTCCTTGGACTGAAGAAGAACATAG GTTATTTTTGCTAGGTTTAGACAAATTTGGGAAAGGAGATTGGAGAAGTATCTCAAGGAATTTTGTGATATCAAGAACACCAACACAAGTGGCTAGTCATGCCCAAAAGTACTTTATTCGTTTAAATTCAATGAATAGAGATAGAAGAAGGTCAAGTATTCATGATATTACAAGTATTAACGGTGGAGATGTATCAATTCATCAGGCTCCTATTACGGGCCAACAGCCCAATCCAAATCCATCAAATCCAGCTGCACTTGGGCCCAATATCAAGCATAGAAACCAGCCCAATATGCATGGTTTCAGCATGTACGGTGCTCCGATGGGACATCCCGTCGCTGCTCCGCCCAGTCACATGGCGTCCGCCGTCGGAACTCCAGTTATGCTTCCTCATGGACACCATCCTCCTTATGTTCTTCCAGTTGCATATCCCATACCGCCGCCGCACCCGCCACCTATGCACCAGTAA
- the LOC107824523 gene encoding histone deacetylase 15: MILVENYVINSEDNEVSETLKMGNLTGGKTETNLPNQSEVVICQDLNGRLNGVGSTSVCDYTCRNDGHSAEVSQHCTRDSDGISDLNPERAAITKSVKRENDMTLEDMYNARYNFDEDDDDSDWEPSEKQIEVPRWFCVNCTMVNVEDVSNCEVCGEHRESGILTRGFFASPYLPVEDVNQDELPVTENSEDPCKQSSLSSSTAVGFDERMLLHTEVVMKSHPHPERPDRLRAIAASLATAGIFPGKCYPIAAREITREELQMVHSTENIEAVDITRRMLASYFTPDTYANEHSACAARLAAGLCADLASAIFSGRVKNGFALVRPPGHHAGVKQAMGFCLHNNAAIAASAAEAAGAKKVLIVDWDVHHGNGTQEIFERRKSVLYISLHRHEGGRFYPGTGAADEVGSMGAEGYCVNIPWSRGGVGDKDYIFAFEQVVLPIALDFNPDFTIISAGFDAARGDPLGCCDVTPAGYASMTQRLSALSGGKLLVILEGGYNLRSISSSATSVIKVLLGESPVIDLDNTVPSKSGLQSVMDVLKIQMNYWPTLETNFIKLQSKWGHYVFQDTRKQVKRRRRTGLPIWWRWGRKRWLYQILSKQLRAKSCCNYSCGC; the protein is encoded by the exons ATGATCTTGGTGGAGAATTATGTTATTAATTCTGAAGACAACGAGGTCTCAGAGACACTTAAAATGGGCAATTTAACTGGTGGAAAGACTGAAACCAATCTTCCAAATCAATCAGAAGTTGTTATATGTCAAGACTTAAATGGAAGATTGAACGGTGTTGGGTCCACATCTGTTTGTGATTATACCTGTCGTAATGATGGACACTCTGCGGAAGTGTCACAACATTGTACGAGAGATTCAGATGGCATCTCCGATTTGAACCCTGAGCGAGCTGCTATAACT AAAAGTGTGAAGCGTGAAAATGACATGACCTTGGAGGATATGTACAATGCTCGGTACAATTTTGACGAGGATGACGATGACAGTGACTGGGAACCATCAGAAAAGCAAATAGAAGTTCCGAGGTGGTTCTGTGTCAATTGTACAATGGTCAATGTAGAGGATGTTTCCAATTGTGAA GTATGCGGAGAACACAGAGAATCTGGAATCCTTACACGTGGATTTTTTGCTTCTCCATATCTGCCTGTAGAGGATGTCAACCAAGATGAGTTGCCTGTAACTGAAAATTCTGAAG ATCCGTGCAAGCAGAGTTCTTTATCATCCTCCACTGCTGTAGGGTTCGATGAAAGGATGTTGCTTCACACTGAA GTTGTAATGAAGTCTCATCCACATCCTGAAAGGCCAGACCGCCTCCGAGCCATTGCAGCTAGCCTCGCTACAGCAG GTATATTTCCGGGGAAGTGCTATCCCATTGCTGCAAGAGAAATTACAAGGGAAGAACTCCAGATG GTCCACTCCACGGAGAATATCGAAGCCGTTGATATTACCAGGCGTATGCTTGCCAG TTATTTTACACCTGATACATATGCAAATGAACATTCAGCGTGTGCTGCCAGGCTTGCAGCAGGTTTATGTGCTGACCTTGCTTCAGCAATTTTCTCCGGGCGTGTCAAAAATGGTTTTGCTCTG GTTCGTCCTCCCGGCCACCATGCTGGTGTGAAACAGGCCATGGGCTTCTGTCTCCACAACAATGCAGCAATTGCTGCATCAGCAGCTGAGGCCGCTGGTGCAAAGAAGGTGTTAATAGTTGATTGG GATGTTCATCATGGGAATGGTACACAAGAAATATTTGAGAGAAGAAAATCT GTTTTGTATATATCATTGCACAGACATGAGGGTGGAAGATTCTACCCTGGTACAGGAGCTGCCGATGAG GTTGGTTCCATGGGCGCAGAAGGATACTGTGTGAATATTCCTTGGAGCCGTGGGGGAGTGGGTGACAAGGATTACATTTTTGCATTTGAGCAAGTTGTGCTTCCTATAG CTTTGGACTTCAATCCAGACTTTACTATCATTTCAGCAGGATTTGATGCTGCTAGGGGTGATCCCCTTGGTTGCTGTGAT GTAACTCCTGCTGGTTATGCATCAATGACTCAAAGGTTGAGTGCATTGTCAGGTGGAAAATTGCTTGTTATTCTTGAGGGCGG CTACAATCTTCGTTCAATTTCATCATCAGCTACATCAGTGATTAAG GTTTTGCTTGGTGAAAGTCCTGTGATTGACCTAGACAATACTGTACCTTCCAAATCTGGATTGCAAAGTGTTATGGATGTTTTAAAGATTCAGATGAACTATTGGCCTACATTGGAGACAAACTTCATCAAATTGCAGTCAAAATGGGGACACTATGTTTTTCAGGACACAA GAAAACAGGTTAAGCGAAGACGCAGGACTGGTCTACCAATATGGTGGCGATGGGGACGAAAGAGGTGGTTGTATCAGATACTGTCCAAGCAGCTGCGAGCAAAATCCTGTTGTAACTATTCTTGTGGATGTTGA